In Thermus aquaticus, the sequence CCATCTCCTTGAGGCTCGGGACCTTCACCCCCTGGAAGCGCCGGTCCACCTCGTAGGGCACGTGGCTGTCCGAGAAAACCCCCAGGAGCCTGGAGGCGTTGCTGGCCCTAAGCTCCTCCGGGGTGCGCGCCACGCCGTACCCCGCCTTCTGGAACGCCCCGTAGAGGTCCTTCTTGTCGGGGCGCCTCTCGGGGTTGAAGAAGCGGTCCCCGCCTCCCAGGTAGACCTCGGCCCCGAAGGCCAGGTACTGCTCGGCGATCTCGTTCTCCGCGTTGCGGTCCTTGTTGGAGATGACGAAGCTGGCCGGGGTGGCGTGGGTGACCGTGGTGGTGGTCACCAGGCCCACCGCCTTCCCCGCCTCCTTGGCGGCGGCGAAGAAGGGCTTCAAGGGAGTGCCGTCCGCGTGGACCGCCAGCCCCCCGTTCACCGTCTTCACCCCGCAGGAGAAGGCGTTGCCCGCGGCGCTGGACTCGGTGACGTAGCTGGTGAGGCTATAGGTGTTGATGAGGCCACTCGGGTAGCGGGTGAGAAGGCGCTCCAGGTGCAGGGTGCGGCCCAGGCGCCTCCTGGCGTAGGCCTGGGCGATGGCGTAGTCCTCCCAGGAGAAGCCATCGTAGACGAAGACGATCAGGTTCCGGTACCTGCGGCCTAGGGCGGGCGCGTTCTGGGGGGCGCCTTGGGCCAGGCCCTTGGGGGCGAGGCTGAGGCTTCCCAGAAGCGCCGCCGTCTTGAGGAGGTCCCTCCTTTTCATCCCCATCACCTCCACGGGTCATTGGAGCACACCTCTGTCAGAGGCCGGTCAGGGCCAGCTGGAGGTGGTCCTTTAGGGCGATGCCCGCGAGGCCGTGCTTGGCCATGAGGGCCTCGAGGTCCCGCCTGCGCTCCTCCAGGTTGGCCCCGTAACTCTGGTTCTCCCCGTGGACCCGCACCCCCACGTTGGGCCCCGGCAGGTAGCGGAAGGGAAGCCCGGCCCGGTAGGCCCTAAGCCAGAGGTCCCAGTCCCAGTAGTGGCCCATCTGGGGGTCCAGCCCCCCGAGGTCATGGAGGGCCTTGCGGGAAAGGGCGGTCCCCGAGGCCAGGATGCGGTTGTCCTTTAGGAGCCAGGGGCCCAGGGGGCCGGGCTCGTAGGGGATGTCCCGGCTGGGGGTCAGGAAGAGGCCCCCGGAGTAGGCCACCCCCGCGCCCCCCTTGAGGGCCCGGGCCACCCGGTAGAGGTAGGCGGGATCCAGGAGAAGGTCGTCGTCGTCCAGGAAGAGGACCAGATCCCCCTGGGCCACCTCCAGAGCCCGTAGCCTGGCCGCCACCTGCCCCCTTCCCCCGGACCAGACCCCCTTGAGGCGGGGATCTCCCAGGGCTTCCACCACCCCAAGGCCCTCCCCGTCCCCGTCCTCGGCCACCACGGCCTCAAAGGCGGGGTAGGTCTGGCGGAGGAGGCTCAGGAGGGCCCCGCGGAGGAGGTGGGGCCGGTTCCTGGTGGGGATGACCACGCTAAGGGTGGGCCCCATGCCGGTAGCTGGGGGAAAGCCTGGCCTCGTCCGTGAGGTCCAGGCGAAGAGGGGTGAGGCTCACGAAGCCCTGCTCCACCGCCCAGCGGTCCGTGCCCTCCTCGGCCTCCCTGAGGGGCCTCGCCGCGAACCAGTAGACCTTCCGGCCCATGGGGTCGGTCTCGGGGACCACCAGGCCCTCGTAGTGGCGCACGGACTGCCGGGTCCAGAGCATGCCCTTGGGGGTGAGGGGGAGGTTTACGTTGACCAAAAAGGGCGCCTCGAGACTGAGGAGGACCTCCAGGACGTCCTCTATCCAGGGCTTTAGGGCGGCGAAGTCGGGCTCCTCCCCGTTCATGGGCACGCTGAAGGCGGCCGCCGAGGCCCCCAGGAGGAAGCCCTGCTTGGCGGCGGCCACGGTGCCGGAGTGCCAGATCTCGTTCCCCAGGTTGCTCCCCAGGTTGACCCCGGAGAGGACCAGGTCCACGGGGCCCAGGAGGTGCATTCCCAAGGCCACGCAGTCCGCCGGGGTCCCCCGCACCCGGTAGGCGGGGAAGGGGGCGGGATGGGGGTAGGCCCTGAGGGGGTGGGCGATGGAGATGGCGTGCCCGGCCCCGCTCTGCTCCGCGTCGGGAGCGCTCACCACCACCTCCCCGAAGCGGCTCGCCGCCTCCGCCAGGGCCCAGAGGCCGGGGCTGTAGATGCCGTCGTCGTTGCTGACCAGGATTTTCCGCATGGCCCGAGGCTACAGGGCCTCCGTCAGGGTTTGGTCAAGAAACCCCTCCAGCCAGCGCAGGGAAGGGGTGGGGTCCCCCCGGACCTCTAGGACCAGGGTGGCCTCTAGGAAGTGCCCCAGCCAGTCCTCGTGGTGGGCGAGGCCCCGCCCCAGGTTCCAGTGCCGGTCGTAGGCCCCGTCGTGGTCGTTCAGGTGCAGGTGGTCCGGGGCCAGGGCCAGCCAGGGCCCGGGAAGGGGGGTGCGGCTGAAGACCTGGGCGTGGCTGGCGTCAAAGCAGAAGCCCAGCTCGGGGAGGGCCTCGAGGACCACCTTGAGGGAAGCGGGGTCAGGCTCGTGGGTGTTCTCCAGGAAGAGGGCCATCCCCAGGGCCCGGGCCCGGCGCACCACGGGCCTCAGGGCCTCGGCGAAAAGGGGGGCCCGCTCCAGGGCCTCCTCCGGGGTGCGGCCCGTGGGGATGCCGGAGTGCAGCACCGCCCGGTCGGCCCCCAGCTCCACCGCCCGCTCCAGGCCGAAGAGGAGGCGCCTTAAGGTGAGGCCCGCCACCTCGGGGTCTGGAGAAAGGAGGTCCAGGTTCCAGAAGGGCAGGTGGACGGAGAGGGGGAGGCGGAGGCGGGGCGCATTCCAAAAGAGCTCGTCGTCCTCCAGCACCTCCGGGTCCAGGTAGGCCTCGGCCCCAAGGCCCAGGGCCTCCAACCGGGGGGCCATGGCCTTGAGGTCCTGCACGTTGAGGCTCAGGCGAAGGTCCATGGGCGGATGGTAGCCCCCCGCCGTCAGGGGAAGGTCAAGGGTGGGATGACGCTTTTCTGACAAAGGCGTGGAAGGATGCCCTTGATGGTTAGGGCATCCCCCTCTAGCGCGCGGGCCCGGGCGCACAGGCGCAAGGAAGAGGCCTGGGCCCTGGGCCTCGTCCTCCCCGCCATCGGGCTCTTCTTCCTCTTCTACGTGGTGCCCTTGGGCCAGGCGGTGTGGCTTTCCCTTCACCAGGAGGACCTCTTCGGCCGGGACCTCCGCTATAGCGGGCTGGAAAACTACCGCCAGGTGCTGGCCGACCCCGCCTTTTGGAAAAGCGTGAGGACCACGCTCCTCTTCGCCCTCATGGTGGTGCCCCTGGAGCTCCTCCTGGGCCTTCTGGCGGCCCTTCTGGTCTGGCGCCCTTACCCTGGGGTGGCCTTCTTCCGCACCCTCTTTTTCCTCACCACCGCCGTGCCCACCGCCGTGGCCGCCGTGGCCTGGGGCTGGTTCCTCCACCCCGTGGGCGGCTACCTCAACCACGCCCTTAAGGCCCTCGGCCTCTCCCCCCAGCCCTGGCTGACCAGCCCCGAGCTGGCCCTCCCCACCCTGGCCGTGGTCACCGCCTGGGCCGGGGTGGGCTTCACCGCCATCCTCCTCACGGCGGGGCTCCAGAACATCCCCGAGGAGGTCCTGGAGGCCGCCAGCGTGGACGGGGCCGGGCCCTGGACCCGGTTCTGGCGGGTGGTCCTCCCCCTCCTCTCCCCTACCCTCTTCCTGGTGGGCCTCCTGGTCCTCCTGAAAAGCCTCACCGCCTTCGGCCAGATCCACCTCCTCACCAGAGGCGGACCCATGGAGAGCACCACGGTCTGGATCTACCGGGTCTACCAGGACGCCTTCTTCAACTTCCGCTTCGCCTACGCCGCCTCCGAGGGGCTTCTCCTCTTCCTCTTCCTGGTGGTCCTGGCCGCCTTGCAGTTCCGGCTACTGGGAAGGAGGGTGCACTATGCGTAAGCGCTGGCCCACCTACCTCCTGGCCTCCCTTTACGCCTTCCTCCTCACCCTTCCCCTTCTCGTCCTCCTCTCGGCCAGCCTCCGGGCCCCGGAGGACCTCTTCACCCCCGGCCTCCTGCCCCCCAGGGTGAGCCTCGAGGGCTACCGGGCCGCCCTCACCGACTACCCCCTGTGGCGCTACCTGGGCAACAGCCTCCTGGTGGCCACGCTAACCACCCTTGGGGTCCTCTTCACCAGCCTCCTCGCAGGCTACGCCCTGGCTCGCATCCCCTTCCGGGGCCAGAGGGCCCTCTTCGGCCTGGCGGTGGCCCTCCTCCTGGTCCCCGGCGAGGTCACCTTCCTCCCCCTTTACCTCCTCGTGAACCGGCTGGACTGGTTGGACACCTACCAGGCCCTAATCCTCCCCTTCGCCGCAAGCCCCCTGGGGGTCTTCCTCCTCCGCCAGTACATCAAGACCATCCCCGAGGACTACTTTGACGCCGCCCGGATAGACGGGGCAGGCCACCTGGGCCTCATCCGCCACGTGGCCCTGCCCCTCGCCGCCCCCGCCTTAGGGGCCTTGGCCGCCCTCACCTTCATCGGCACCTGGAACATGTACCTCTGGCCCCTGGTGGTGACCCAGTCCAAGGAGATGCAGACCGCCCAGATCGCCATCAACTTCATCCTGAACGAGGCGGACGCCGTGGCCCGGTGGAACGTGGTGGCCGCGGCCAGCTTCCTGGTGCTCCTGCCCACCCTTTTGGCCTTCCTGCTCGCCCAAAGGGCCTTCGTCAAGGGGATCGCCCTGGGCGGGCTGAAGGGATAGGAGGTCGGTATGCGGAAGCCTTTAACGGTAGGTCTAGCGGCGCTGGTCCTTGGCACGGCCCTGGGCCAGAAGGTGCAGATCACCTTCTGGCACTCCATGGGCGGGGTCCTGGGGGAGGCCACGGAGGCCCTGGTCAAGGAGTTCAACGCCAGCCAGAGCAGGTACGAGGTCAAAAGCCAGTACGTGGGAAGCTACGACGACGGCATCAACAAGCTCCTGGCGGCCCTGAGGGCGGGCCGGGGCTACCCCCACGTGATCCAGGTCTACGACATCGGGGCCCGGATCATGGCGGACTCGGGCGCCGTGGTGCCCCTCGAGGACCTAGCCCGGCAGAAAGGCTTCAACCTGGACAGCTTCGTCCCCCAGACCCGGAGCTACTACACCGTGGAGGGCAAGCTCTACGGCCTCGCCTTCAACTCCTCCAACCCCCTCCTCTACTTCAACATGGCCGCCTTCCAGGAGGCGGGCCTGGCCTTCAAGCCCACCTGGAGCCTGAAGGACCTGGAGGAAGCGGCCAGGAAGCTCACCAAGAAGGACGCCTCCGGCAAGACGGTGCGCTACGGTCTCTCCATCCCCATTGACTCCTGGTTCGTGGAGCAGTTCTCCTACAACTCCGGCCAGTACTTCTGCAACAACGAGAACGGGCGCAAGGCCCGGGCCACGGCAGTGACCTTTGACAACGAGGCCGCGGCGGCCTTCCTGGACACCTACGCCCGGCTGGTGCGGGAAGGGGTGGCCGCCAACACGGGCAGGAACTGGAGCGACTCCCAAAGCCTCTTCTCCCAGGGCCAGGCGGCCATCGCCAGCTACTCCACCGCCAGCCTCACCGGGGTCCTGCGCCAGGTGGGGGGCCGCTTCCCCTTGCGCACCGCCTTCTTCCCCTACCTCAAGGAGCGGAACGGGGTGGCCATCGGCGGCGCCGCCCTCTACGTGCTGAAGGGCTTCCCGGCGGAGGAGACCGAGGCGGCCTGGGCCTTCGTGCGCTTCCTCTTGGAGCCCAAGACCCAGGCCAAGTGGCACATCGCCACGGGCTACTTCCCCGTGGTCAAGGGGGTGGACGGGATCCCCGAGGTGCGCCAGGCCCACGTGAAGAACCCCAACCTCACCACCGCCATCCAGCAGCTTTCCACCTCCAAGGTGAACAACATCTCCGCCGGGTGCCTCATGGGGAGTTTCCCCGAGATCCGCCAGTACGTGGCCGCGGCCTGGGAGGAGGTCCTGCGGGGCAGGCCCGCCAGGGAAGCCCTGGCCGAGGCCAAGGCCAAGGCCGACCAGGCCCTGGCCAGGTACAACGCCAGCGTAGGGCGCTAGGCCCTTTTGGGGCCCCCGCCGTGGCAAGAGCCACGGCGGGGTACTTAGCGTTTGACCGCCCCATGACACGCCTCACCTATGTTGGCTCCGGAGGCCTCAAGGGCCTTCGCACGGAGGTGAATACCTTCGTGTGCCACCTCATAGCTCCACCCCGGCCATCCTGAGCAAGACCCGACTCCGAACGGGGTTGTGGACCAAAAGGATCAGGTTGACCCGGGCCGCCAGGCCCCAAAAGGACCGAGCTTCTATACGGTGAAGGCCCAAAGACCGCACCATCACAGTTAGCTTATGGCTCCCACACCCTAGCCTAGGCCTGGCGGAGAAGGCCAAAGAGGGACCAGGGCGCCATTGGACCCCCAGGTAGAGGGGATGCCCCTCGAGGACCACCGCCCCCACCAGGCCTGGTAACTTCCCCAGGAACCTTTTGCCGGAGCCCCCATGCTGGCTTGGGCCAGCATGGGGTGGTATGAAGCGGCCCTCAGAGCAACCGGGAGAGCGTTGCCCTCAGGTCCTGGGGCACGCCCACTTCTCCCGCCCCAGCGAAGGCCAGGAAGCGGCGCTCCAGTTCCCCTAGGACTTTCTCCTCCACCTGGGAAAGGGGGAGCCGTTCCTCGCGGGCCAGACGGGCCAAGAGGGTGCGGGCCTCGGGTTCCAGTTCCTCTATGAGGTCCCTCAGGGCCGTAGGGTCCAGGAGGTCCGGTAGCTCCAGGCCCATCTCCACTTCCAGGTCGGCAAGCCATAAGGTCCGGACGCTCAAGGGCACGCGCCGGACCCAGTCTTGGAGGCCGCCTCCCCTCGGAAGGGGCTCTTGCCGCCAGGGTTTCTGGACCCCGAGGCGCAGAGGGCGCAAGGCAAAGACCTTCGTCCAGTCCAGAAGTGCGCCCTTGCCGCCCAGGGGGTAGAGGAACGCCTCCTCCACCTCCTCCAAGGGCGGGACCAGGAGAAGCCAGGTGTAGAAGAACTCCTCCGGCCAGCGAGCCCCGGGCGGAGGCTCGGGGGCAGGGAGGGGGGCCAGGGGGTCCCGTTTAAGCTCCAGCCGCAGGCGGAGGGCCTCCCTCACACCCCAGGGGAGGTCCCTCTCCAGGAGGCGGCGAACCCCTCGCTCAGGCCACTCCGGAAGGGGCCGGTGGAGGAGGTCATACAGCTCCAGAAGGAGACTTTCCGGGAACTCCTTCCGGAAGTGTCGGAGCTCCTCCAACGATAAGGCGGCCATGGCGGCCTCCCGTTCCTCGGGGGAGGCACCGAGGAGCTCCCCCAGGCTGGCCAGGGGCACAAAGGGAGGTCTTCCCTCCTCCAGGGCCCCTAGGCGCCGGATCGCGTCCCGGGCCTCCGGCTTGAGCCGGGGGTCCTCCGGGGAGAGGAGGCCTGAGCGCAGGAAGGGCCTCGTCCAAAGGTTAAGGTCGCGGACCTCGAGGCGGGGCAACCAGGGCTGGAGGGCCTCCCAGGCGAAGGGAGGAAGGGGGATGTCCGCCCGGCCTCGAGGGAGGAAAAGCTCCAGAGGCAACAGGGCTTCACCCCTCTCCGCGGCCGCTAGGGGCGCTTCCAACTGGGGGAATCGGGCCCGCAACGGCGGGTCAAAGGCGCGGTCCAGCCCCAGGGCCACCCCGCCCTCCCCTACCCCTAGGGCCAGAAGGGCTAGCCCCTCGGCCAGGTGGGGGTCCCGGGGGGTACGGGCCAGGAGAGGGCGCGCTTCCTCCGCCAGGGCCGGGCCCTCCTGGGGAAAGCGGGCGAGGAGGACCGCCAGGTCTACCCGCCAGTCCCCGCCCCACTCCCTGTCCAGCCTCTCGGCCAGGCGCCTGGCCTCGAGGAAAGCCCCGCGGACCAGGTAAAGGCGCACCAACAGGTAGCCCAGGTAAGGGGTAGGGCGTTTCCGGTAAAAGCCTTCCAGAGAAACCAGGTCCTCTTGGTAGAGGCTCCTCTCAACCTCCCGCGCCAGCTCTAGGGGGAGCTCCTGCTCCTCCAAGACCGCCTCGGCCCAGGCGGTATCCCCCGGGAGGGGAAGACCCTTTTGCTTCAGGAAGCGGGCCAGGTCCAGGAGGTGGGCGGGAAAGTCTGTCCCATAGACCTGCCAAAGGTGGGTGCAAGCCTCCATGCCCAGGGCCTTGGCCCCCAGCTCCATGAGCCGGAGCCCCTCGTAGCTCCCCTCCAGGACGAAGCGGAGGTGGCCGTAAAGAAAGCGGGCCTCGGGGTCCTTGGGGTGCCTCCGGTAGGCCCGCTCGGCGTGCTCCAAGGCCTCAGGCAGGTCGCCCTCCTCCAAAAGTTCCCAGGCCCGTTCCAGGTCCAGACGCCCCATGAAGAGACTTTAACTCAAAACGGCCTTGCCTTGTAAAGGCAAGGATAACAACGGGCGGAGCTTTCCGACGCCACCTTGGCGGCCCGGGCGGAGTGCGTCATGGTCAACAAGGGACCCCATGTGCTGGAGGCCGTAGCCCTCCTGGATGAGGTCCTGACCCGGATGCAGGCCCATCGGCACAAGAAAACCGCCGGGCTCCGGGCCCTCTACTCCTGGAGGCCCAACCCCTAACCCCGAGGGATGGACCCGAGGCCGAGGCCCTCCAGGGCCCTCCGGGTAGCGGCCTCCAAGGCGCTTTCCAACCCCTCCAGGTAGCTCCGGGCCTCGGGGTCCTCCCGGCGGTGGAGGTAGGCCAGAAGGAGGTCCTTGAGCACCCTGAGGTCGTTCACCTCCCCCA encodes:
- a CDS encoding sugar phosphate isomerase/epimerase family protein is translated as MDLRLSLNVQDLKAMAPRLEALGLGAEAYLDPEVLEDDELFWNAPRLRLPLSVHLPFWNLDLLSPDPEVAGLTLRRLLFGLERAVELGADRAVLHSGIPTGRTPEEALERAPLFAEALRPVVRRARALGMALFLENTHEPDPASLKVVLEALPELGFCFDASHAQVFSRTPLPGPWLALAPDHLHLNDHDGAYDRHWNLGRGLAHHEDWLGHFLEATLVLEVRGDPTPSLRWLEGFLDQTLTEAL
- a CDS encoding tetratricopeptide repeat protein, with product MGRLDLERAWELLEEGDLPEALEHAERAYRRHPKDPEARFLYGHLRFVLEGSYEGLRLMELGAKALGMEACTHLWQVYGTDFPAHLLDLARFLKQKGLPLPGDTAWAEAVLEEQELPLELAREVERSLYQEDLVSLEGFYRKRPTPYLGYLLVRLYLVRGAFLEARRLAERLDREWGGDWRVDLAVLLARFPQEGPALAEEARPLLARTPRDPHLAEGLALLALGVGEGGVALGLDRAFDPPLRARFPQLEAPLAAAERGEALLPLELFLPRGRADIPLPPFAWEALQPWLPRLEVRDLNLWTRPFLRSGLLSPEDPRLKPEARDAIRRLGALEEGRPPFVPLASLGELLGASPEEREAAMAALSLEELRHFRKEFPESLLLELYDLLHRPLPEWPERGVRRLLERDLPWGVREALRLRLELKRDPLAPLPAPEPPPGARWPEEFFYTWLLLVPPLEEVEEAFLYPLGGKGALLDWTKVFALRPLRLGVQKPWRQEPLPRGGGLQDWVRRVPLSVRTLWLADLEVEMGLELPDLLDPTALRDLIEELEPEARTLLARLAREERLPLSQVEEKVLGELERRFLAFAGAGEVGVPQDLRATLSRLL
- a CDS encoding glycosyltransferase family 2 protein; the protein is MGPTLSVVIPTRNRPHLLRGALLSLLRQTYPAFEAVVAEDGDGEGLGVVEALGDPRLKGVWSGGRGQVAARLRALEVAQGDLVLFLDDDDLLLDPAYLYRVARALKGGAGVAYSGGLFLTPSRDIPYEPGPLGPWLLKDNRILASGTALSRKALHDLGGLDPQMGHYWDWDLWLRAYRAGLPFRYLPGPNVGVRVHGENQSYGANLEERRRDLEALMAKHGLAGIALKDHLQLALTGL
- a CDS encoding carbohydrate ABC transporter permease; translated protein: MVRASPSSARARAHRRKEEAWALGLVLPAIGLFFLFYVVPLGQAVWLSLHQEDLFGRDLRYSGLENYRQVLADPAFWKSVRTTLLFALMVVPLELLLGLLAALLVWRPYPGVAFFRTLFFLTTAVPTAVAAVAWGWFLHPVGGYLNHALKALGLSPQPWLTSPELALPTLAVVTAWAGVGFTAILLTAGLQNIPEEVLEAASVDGAGPWTRFWRVVLPLLSPTLFLVGLLVLLKSLTAFGQIHLLTRGGPMESTTVWIYRVYQDAFFNFRFAYAASEGLLLFLFLVVLAALQFRLLGRRVHYA
- a CDS encoding ABC transporter substrate-binding protein, whose translation is MRKPLTVGLAALVLGTALGQKVQITFWHSMGGVLGEATEALVKEFNASQSRYEVKSQYVGSYDDGINKLLAALRAGRGYPHVIQVYDIGARIMADSGAVVPLEDLARQKGFNLDSFVPQTRSYYTVEGKLYGLAFNSSNPLLYFNMAAFQEAGLAFKPTWSLKDLEEAARKLTKKDASGKTVRYGLSIPIDSWFVEQFSYNSGQYFCNNENGRKARATAVTFDNEAAAAFLDTYARLVREGVAANTGRNWSDSQSLFSQGQAAIASYSTASLTGVLRQVGGRFPLRTAFFPYLKERNGVAIGGAALYVLKGFPAEETEAAWAFVRFLLEPKTQAKWHIATGYFPVVKGVDGIPEVRQAHVKNPNLTTAIQQLSTSKVNNISAGCLMGSFPEIRQYVAAAWEEVLRGRPAREALAEAKAKADQALARYNASVGR
- a CDS encoding carbohydrate ABC transporter permease; this translates as MRKRWPTYLLASLYAFLLTLPLLVLLSASLRAPEDLFTPGLLPPRVSLEGYRAALTDYPLWRYLGNSLLVATLTTLGVLFTSLLAGYALARIPFRGQRALFGLAVALLLVPGEVTFLPLYLLVNRLDWLDTYQALILPFAASPLGVFLLRQYIKTIPEDYFDAARIDGAGHLGLIRHVALPLAAPALGALAALTFIGTWNMYLWPLVVTQSKEMQTAQIAINFILNEADAVARWNVVAAASFLVLLPTLLAFLLAQRAFVKGIALGGLKG
- the surE gene encoding 5'/3'-nucleotidase SurE; translation: MRKILVSNDDGIYSPGLWALAEAASRFGEVVVSAPDAEQSGAGHAISIAHPLRAYPHPAPFPAYRVRGTPADCVALGMHLLGPVDLVLSGVNLGSNLGNEIWHSGTVAAAKQGFLLGASAAAFSVPMNGEEPDFAALKPWIEDVLEVLLSLEAPFLVNVNLPLTPKGMLWTRQSVRHYEGLVVPETDPMGRKVYWFAARPLREAEEGTDRWAVEQGFVSLTPLRLDLTDEARLSPSYRHGAHP
- a CDS encoding pyruvate kinase translates to MAARAECVMVNKGPHVLEAVALLDEVLTRMQAHRHKKTAGLRALYSWRPNP